The following proteins are co-located in the Spinactinospora alkalitolerans genome:
- a CDS encoding TetR/AcrR family transcriptional regulator, producing MPDPTRAEQRSVRKRAEILTAARSVFTAHGYLGTSMDAVAATAGASKRTVYQYFADKEELFASVVLDTVDRGYEYFRPSILALAEADDLDEAFRRQARITVTGIMNPEVLQMRRLVMAEADRFPDIGRDYYRRSWGRTIELLARSLARLAERGLLTVSDPERAAHMFTWLVVSIPLQRTAFMGNTATYTQAELDAIADEGARVFLAAHPPAGTGR from the coding sequence ATGCCGGATCCGACCCGCGCCGAGCAGCGGTCGGTACGCAAGCGCGCCGAGATCCTGACCGCAGCGCGCAGTGTCTTCACCGCACACGGCTACCTGGGCACCAGCATGGACGCCGTGGCGGCGACGGCCGGGGCGTCGAAGCGGACCGTCTACCAGTACTTCGCGGACAAGGAGGAGCTGTTCGCCAGCGTCGTCCTCGACACGGTCGACCGCGGCTACGAGTACTTCCGGCCGTCGATCCTCGCCCTCGCCGAGGCCGACGACCTCGACGAGGCGTTCCGGCGCCAGGCGCGCATCACGGTCACCGGGATCATGAACCCCGAGGTCCTGCAGATGCGCCGCCTGGTGATGGCCGAGGCGGACCGGTTCCCCGACATCGGCCGCGACTACTACCGGCGCAGTTGGGGCCGCACCATTGAACTGCTCGCCCGGTCCCTCGCCCGCCTCGCCGAACGCGGGCTGCTGACCGTCTCCGACCCCGAGCGGGCCGCCCACATGTTCACCTGGCTCGTGGTGTCCATACCCCTGCAGCGAACCGCCTTCATGGGCAACACCGCGACCTACACCCAGGCCGAACTCGACGCCATCGCCGACGAGGGCGCCCGCGTCTTCCTCGCCGCCCACCCCCCGGCCGGCACCGGACGCTGA
- a CDS encoding MOSC domain-containing protein, protein MAVIDELTCYPVKGCAGTSARDAVLTPAGLAHDRGFMVIGEDGVFRSQWRDPRLALIRPEVGDRGGRLTLRAPGVEAVGIAVDTGAARRDVELFGTPYKGIDQGDAAAEWLSEVLGARSRLVRVPPEHERVTGGATPGTSGYADSCPLLVVSRSSLDLLNERIAERGGDPLPMARFRPNIVVAGWAEPHTEDRARRIGVGGAELGYAKLAIRCAVTTVDQETGVRAGPEPLRALAGYRRAAEGGVAFGAKFAVLRSGALSVGDEVAVASWDESELRRGPRPEPSF, encoded by the coding sequence GTGGCCGTGATCGACGAACTGACCTGCTACCCCGTCAAGGGATGCGCCGGGACGTCGGCGCGCGACGCGGTGCTGACGCCCGCGGGACTCGCGCACGACCGCGGTTTCATGGTCATCGGCGAGGACGGCGTGTTCCGCAGCCAGTGGCGTGATCCGCGGCTGGCGCTGATCCGCCCCGAGGTCGGCGACCGCGGCGGGCGCCTCACGCTGCGGGCCCCCGGCGTCGAGGCGGTGGGCATCGCCGTGGACACCGGCGCCGCCCGGCGCGACGTGGAGCTGTTCGGGACGCCGTACAAGGGCATCGACCAGGGCGACGCGGCCGCCGAGTGGCTGTCGGAGGTGCTCGGCGCCAGGAGCAGGCTCGTGCGGGTGCCGCCCGAACACGAGCGGGTGACCGGCGGTGCGACGCCGGGCACCTCCGGCTACGCCGACAGCTGCCCCCTGCTCGTCGTCTCGCGGTCCTCCCTGGACCTGTTGAACGAGCGGATCGCCGAGCGGGGCGGAGATCCGCTGCCGATGGCGCGCTTCCGCCCCAACATCGTGGTCGCCGGCTGGGCCGAACCCCACACCGAGGACCGCGCGCGCCGGATCGGCGTCGGCGGTGCCGAACTGGGCTATGCCAAGCTCGCGATCCGCTGCGCCGTCACAACGGTCGACCAGGAGACCGGCGTGCGGGCGGGGCCCGAACCGCTCCGCGCCCTCGCCGGCTACCGCAGGGCTGCCGAGGGCGGCGTCGCCTTCGGCGCCAAGTTCGCCGTGCTGCGCTCCGGCGCGCTCTCCGTCGGCGACGAGGTCGCCGTCGCCTCCTGGGACGAGTCGGAGCTGCGCCGGGGGCCGCGCCCGGAGCCGTCCTTCTGA
- a CDS encoding DUF1761 domain-containing protein, with product MNPAAAVAIAAVTAFVLSSVWYAVAAPIEARRLAGRAPARDRPSPLHVLLELGRSTLTASVITGLAHGMHLPGVGPTLLLALALWAGFPFVLLTGSVMWDKVPVTTAVVHGGDWLVKMLAMGTIVGVWL from the coding sequence GTGAACCCCGCCGCCGCCGTCGCCATCGCCGCGGTGACGGCGTTCGTGCTCAGCTCCGTCTGGTACGCCGTCGCGGCGCCCATCGAGGCCAGGCGTCTCGCCGGTCGCGCGCCGGCCCGCGACCGGCCGTCCCCGTTGCATGTTCTCCTGGAACTGGGACGCAGCACCCTCACAGCGTCGGTCATCACCGGCCTGGCACACGGGATGCACCTGCCGGGGGTCGGGCCGACGCTGCTGCTCGCCCTCGCACTGTGGGCCGGGTTCCCCTTCGTCCTGCTGACCGGGTCGGTCATGTGGGACAAGGTTCCGGTGACCACCGCGGTCGTGCACGGCGGCGACTGGCTCGTCAAGATGCTCGCCATGGGGACGATCGTCGGCGTCTGGCTCTGA
- a CDS encoding DUF1801 domain-containing protein yields MPYVADPRVDAYIDALPEWQRDICRQVRELVHAADPDVVETIKRTTRPYFVLDGNICALLAAKDHVNVFLYDGAIVPDPEGIITAGHDNKTARTVAFRRGETINAPALTRMIRHIIADNRAGGWRRLKARGRTGR; encoded by the coding sequence ATGCCCTACGTCGCCGATCCGCGCGTTGACGCCTACATCGACGCGCTACCCGAATGGCAGCGGGACATCTGCCGCCAGGTCCGAGAGCTCGTCCACGCCGCCGACCCCGACGTCGTCGAGACGATCAAACGAACCACCCGGCCCTACTTCGTGCTCGACGGGAACATCTGCGCGCTGCTCGCGGCGAAGGACCACGTCAACGTCTTCCTCTACGACGGCGCCATCGTCCCCGACCCCGAAGGCATCATCACGGCCGGCCACGACAACAAGACCGCCCGCACGGTCGCCTTCCGCAGGGGCGAGACGATCAACGCCCCTGCCCTCACCCGGATGATCCGCCACATCATCGCCGACAACCGCGCCGGCGGCTGGCGCAGACTCAAGGCCCGGGGCCGAACCGGGCGCTGA